The Hippea jasoniae genome has a window encoding:
- a CDS encoding DUF4236 domain-containing protein: MSLRFYKRKKILPGVYLNFSKYGMSITFKILFINFTVPLWNKVRKDKKITYSVKLGKGVYFRKSIAKKDKDS, from the coding sequence ATGAGTTTGAGATTTTATAAGAGAAAAAAGATTTTACCTGGTGTTTATTTGAATTTTTCAAAATATGGCATGTCTATAACTTTTAAGATTTTATTTATTAATTTTACTGTTCCTTTATGGAATAAGGTGAGAAAGGACAAAAAAATCACCTATTCAGTTAAACTTGGCAAAGGAGTATATTTTAGAAAAAGCATAGCTAAAAAAGATAAAGATTCTTAG